Within the Myxococcaceae bacterium JPH2 genome, the region TTCTTCCCGGGCGGCGTGCTCCCGCTGGCCGTCGGCCGCCAGAAGACGATTGCACTCATCAAGGACGCGGTCCGTGACGACCAGGTGATTGGCGTCGTCACCCAGCGCCGCGCCGAGGAAGAGGACCCGGGCGCCTCCGACCTCTACACCATGGGCACGGTTGCCCGCATCGTGAAGCTCCTGAAGATGGGCGAGGACAACTACTCGCTCGTCGTCCAGGGTCTGGCGCGCTTCCGCGTGCTGGAGCTGGTCCAGGAGGCCCCCTACCTCAAGGCCCGCATCGACGCGGTCGAGGACAAGACCTCGGCGGAGAACGTCGAGGTGGAGGCCCTGGGCATCAACCTGAAGAAGCTCGCGCGCGAGGTCATCGAGCTGATGCCCGAGCTGCCCGCGGCGGCCACGGAGCTCGTGGAGAGCATCACGCACCCCGGCCACCTGGCGGACCTCATCGCCGCCAACGTGGACGTGCCCATCGAGGAGAAGCAGGCCGTCCTGGAGACGGTGGACCTCAAGGCGCGGATGAAGCTGGTGCTGGAGCTGCTCAACCGCAAGCGCGAGATCCTCAAGCTCTCCAACAAGATCGACTCCGCCGTGAAGGGCGAGATGTCGAAGACCCAGCGCGAGTACTACCTGCGCCAGCAGCTCAAGGCGATCAAGGAAGAGCTCGGCGAGATGGGCGAGGAGGAGGAGGAGCTCGACGAGCTGCAGGAGCGCCTGAAGAAGGCGGGCCTGCCGCCCGACGTGGAGAAGGTGGCGCAGAAGGAGCTCAACCGCCTGAAGACGATTCCGGCGGCCTCCAGCGAGTACACCGTCGCGCGCACCTACCTGGATTGGATCGCGGATCTGCCGTGGGCCAAGCTGTCCGAGGACAACCTCGACATCGAGAACGCGCGCCAGCAGCTCGACAAGGATCACTTCGGCATCAAGAAGGTGAAGAAGCGCATCCTGGAGTACCTGGCCGTGCGCAAGCTGAAGAACGACATGCGCGGCCCCATCCTGTGCCTGGTCGGTCCTCCGGGCGTGGGCAAGACGTCGCTCGGCCAGAGCGTGGCCAAGGCCACGGGGCGCAAGTTCGTGCGCCTGAGCCTGGGCGGCGTGCGGGACGAGGCCGAGATCCGCGGGCACCGGCGCACCTACGTGGGCGCGCTGCCCGGCCGCTTCATCCAGAGCATGAAGAAGGCCGGCACCAAGAACCCGGTGATGATGCTCGATGAGATCGACAAGCTGGGCGCGGACTTCCGCGGCGACCCCAGCGCGGCGCTCCTCGAGGTGCTGGATCCGGAGCAGAACAACTCGTTCAGCGACCACTACCTGGACGTGCCGTTCGACCTGTCCAAGGTGATGTTCGTCGCCACGGCGAACCAGCTCGACCCCATCCCCGGGCCGCTCCGCGACCGCATGGAGATCATCGAGCTGTCCGGCTACACGTTCGAGGAGAAGCAGCAGATCGCCCGCATCCACCTGGTGCCCAAGCAGCTCAAGGAGCACGGGCTGTCTCCGGACCACATCGAGATCACCGACGACTCGTTGCTCGTGCTGACCACCTCGTACACGCGAGAGGCCGGCGTGCGTAACCTCGAGCGGCGCATCGCGGACATCTGCCGCGCCATCGCGGTGGAGGTCGCGGGCGGCAAGACGGAGAAGCAGATCATCAACTCCGACCGCGTGAAGGAGATCCTCGGGCCCGAGATGTTCTACTCGGAGGTCGCGGAGCGCACGGAAGTCCCCGGTGTGGCCACGGGCCTCGCCTGGACGGCGGCGGGCGGCGATCTGCTCTTCATCGAGGCGACGAAGATGGCGGGCAAGGGCGGCATGACGCTCACCGGCCAGCTGGGCGACGTGATGAAGGAGAGCGCGACGGCGGCGCTCAGCTACCTGCGCAGCAAGGCGGAGTCGCTGGGCATCAGCCCGAACTTCCTCGAGAAGACGGACCTGCACCTGCACTTCCCCGCGGGCTCCATCCCCAAGGATGGTCCCTCGGCCGGCGTCACCATCCTCACCGCGCTCACCAGCCTCCTGACGGGCATCCGGGTGCGGCACGACACGGCGATGACGGGCGAGGCCACCCTGCGTGGCCTGGTGCTGCCGGTGGGCGGCATCAAGGAGAAGGTGCTGGCGGCGCACCGGGCGGGCATCAAGCGGGTCATCCTGCCCGAGCGGTGCCGCAAGGACCTGGTGGACGTGCCGGATCAGGCCAAGAACGAGCTGGAGTTCATCTTCGTCAAGGAGATGGACGAGGTGCTCAAGGCGGCGCTGGAGACCTCGCCGTTCAAGGGCGCCGCGTCCGCCTCGGGCGGCGGTGAGCCGGGCAAGGAGGCTCCTGCCATCCCGCCCTCGGCCGAGAGCGCTCCCGAGGTCCGCGCGTAGTTCCAGCGGTCCTCCGTCATGAAGTCACGCGGGCAGGCTCCCTCCTCGGGGGCCTGCCCGTCGTCTTTTTGGCCACGTCGGACGAAAGTCGCGCTGGGCGGACCGGGCGCGACCCACGAAGATGCCGCGCGCCACGCGCATGACGCGCGAAAGGAGCGCACCGATGAAGTACGTGAACCTGGGCCGCACGGGCCTGCGGGTGTCTCGCCTCTGCCTGGGGTGCATGAGCTACGGCACGCCCAAGTGGCGCCCCTGGGTGCTGGACGAGGAGGCCGCCCAGCCGTTCTTCCGCCGCGCCGTGGAGCTGGGCATCAACTTCTTCGACACCGCGAACATGTACTCGCTGGGCGTCAGCGAGGAGATCACCGGCCGCGCGCTGCGCCGCTACGCGCGCATGGAAGAGGTGGTGGTGGCCACCAAGGTCTTCTTCCCCACCGGCGATGGCCAGAACATGCGCGGCCTGTCGCGCAAGCACGTCGTCCAGGCGTGCGAGGCGAGCCTCAAGCGGCTCGGCGTGGACACCATCGACCTGTACCAGCTGCACCGCATGGATCCGATGACGCCCGTGGAGGAGACGCTCGCCGCGCTGGAGCTGCTCGTGCAGCAGGGCAAGGTCCGGTACATCGGCGCGAGCACCGCGTTCGCGTGGCAGTTCGCGCGCGCGCTCGGCGTCTCCGAGCGCCGCGGGTGGAGTCGCTTCGTCTCCATGCAGAACCACTACAACCTCGTCTACCGCGAGGAGGAGCGAGAGATGCTCCCCCTGTGCGAAGCCGAAGGCGTGGGCGTCATCCCCTGGTCTCCGCTGGCGCGCGGGCTGCTGGCGGGCTCGCGAAAGTCCCTGGACGATCGGGAGTCCACCAAGCGCGCGGGCACCGACTCGCTCTCCCCCATCCTCTACGATCAACCCAGCGACTGGGACGTGGTGGAGGCGGTGCGACAGGTGGCGGAGACGCGCGGTGTTCCGGCCGCTCAGGTGTCACTCGCGTGGCTGCTGTCCAAGCCCGTGGTGACCGCGCCCATCATCGGCGCCACCAAGCTCACGCACCTGGAGGACGCCGCGCGCGCGGTGGACCTCAAGCTGGAGCCCGCGGAGGTTCAGATGCTGGAGGCGCCCTACCGGCCCCACTCCGTCAAGGGCATGTAGCGCCCCGCGCCCCGCATCCACTCCGCCGCCGAGCGCAGATCCGCCTCGAAGTGGATCCGCGCCTCGGCCCGGGCTCGCGGCTCGGCGAGCCGGAGCACCTCGGCGGGGTCGAACGTGGCCATCCAGGCTTCCGCCCAGGGCGTGCGCAGCAACCGGCCTCGGTCCAGGTGGAAGCGGAAGCTCGGCCCCAGGAAGGCCCGCGCGGCGCCCTCGCCCAGCGCGACCACCATCCGGGGCCGCACCGTCGCCACCTCGGACTCCAGCCACGTCCGGCACTCCGCTTCCTCGGCGTGCCGTGGCACCCACGTCACATGAAGCGCCGAGCGCCGCAGCCGCGCCCGCGCGAGGACCTCGCCGAGCAGGGGCTCCTCGGATCCGTGGAGCGCAGTGGCTGCGTTCGCGTCCTCATCTCCGGGCCGCTCGCGCACCAGCATCAGTGAAACCTTTCCGTCGCCCTCCCCCGCCGCCTGCTCCTCGGCGCCTCTGGCGCGAGGCTCGGGCAGCCCAGGGTCCGAGACCCCGGCTTCAAAGCGCAGCTGCCCCGCGTCCCAGTGCGCGCTCGCGTCCGGAGTGAGGAGGCTCCAGCGCGCGAAGGCGAATCGCCGTGCGACGCGCGGGGCGACGTACCGGACGATGCGGTGCTCCGGCCGGAACCACGCGACGAACCGCTCGCCCTCGTCCGAAGCCACGCGGCGGAACCGCGCGCCCTCCAGCAGCACATGGGCATCACGCCCCACCGCGCGCTCCATCTCGCGCAGGCGCGCCACGGCCTCATCGCGCGAGCGTTCCAACAAGCCTCGCTCCCCACGCGTGAGTCG harbors:
- the lon gene encoding endopeptidase La, yielding MSDEKKKGTAASAMPTAMAPPGLINKEDIPQVLPILPLRNSVFFPGGVLPLAVGRQKTIALIKDAVRDDQVIGVVTQRRAEEEDPGASDLYTMGTVARIVKLLKMGEDNYSLVVQGLARFRVLELVQEAPYLKARIDAVEDKTSAENVEVEALGINLKKLAREVIELMPELPAAATELVESITHPGHLADLIAANVDVPIEEKQAVLETVDLKARMKLVLELLNRKREILKLSNKIDSAVKGEMSKTQREYYLRQQLKAIKEELGEMGEEEEELDELQERLKKAGLPPDVEKVAQKELNRLKTIPAASSEYTVARTYLDWIADLPWAKLSEDNLDIENARQQLDKDHFGIKKVKKRILEYLAVRKLKNDMRGPILCLVGPPGVGKTSLGQSVAKATGRKFVRLSLGGVRDEAEIRGHRRTYVGALPGRFIQSMKKAGTKNPVMMLDEIDKLGADFRGDPSAALLEVLDPEQNNSFSDHYLDVPFDLSKVMFVATANQLDPIPGPLRDRMEIIELSGYTFEEKQQIARIHLVPKQLKEHGLSPDHIEITDDSLLVLTTSYTREAGVRNLERRIADICRAIAVEVAGGKTEKQIINSDRVKEILGPEMFYSEVAERTEVPGVATGLAWTAAGGDLLFIEATKMAGKGGMTLTGQLGDVMKESATAALSYLRSKAESLGISPNFLEKTDLHLHFPAGSIPKDGPSAGVTILTALTSLLTGIRVRHDTAMTGEATLRGLVLPVGGIKEKVLAAHRAGIKRVILPERCRKDLVDVPDQAKNELEFIFVKEMDEVLKAALETSPFKGAASASGGGEPGKEAPAIPPSAESAPEVRA
- a CDS encoding DUF4130 domain-containing protein, with the protein product MSGVLPESLTRVHVAPELTSFREVARGLLARGVPPERVLFVESAEGARSSEFSAGARGPEFSAGARGSEFSMGARVSASSSAGATGSEPADLDAARTPGTIASGMVPPPVTASVPRDFLALAEAVACHRSPERWGLLYRVLWRLTRGERGLLERSRDEAVARLREMERAVGRDAHVLLEGARFRRVASDEGERFVAWFRPEHRIVRYVAPRVARRFAFARWSLLTPDASAHWDAGQLRFEAGVSDPGLPEPRARGAEEQAAGEGDGKVSLMLVRERPGDEDANAATALHGSEEPLLGEVLARARLRRSALHVTWVPRHAEEAECRTWLESEVATVRPRMVVALGEGAARAFLGPSFRFHLDRGRLLRTPWAEAWMATFDPAEVLRLAEPRARAEARIHFEADLRSAAEWMRGAGRYMPLTEWGR
- a CDS encoding aldo/keto reductase, giving the protein MKYVNLGRTGLRVSRLCLGCMSYGTPKWRPWVLDEEAAQPFFRRAVELGINFFDTANMYSLGVSEEITGRALRRYARMEEVVVATKVFFPTGDGQNMRGLSRKHVVQACEASLKRLGVDTIDLYQLHRMDPMTPVEETLAALELLVQQGKVRYIGASTAFAWQFARALGVSERRGWSRFVSMQNHYNLVYREEEREMLPLCEAEGVGVIPWSPLARGLLAGSRKSLDDRESTKRAGTDSLSPILYDQPSDWDVVEAVRQVAETRGVPAAQVSLAWLLSKPVVTAPIIGATKLTHLEDAARAVDLKLEPAEVQMLEAPYRPHSVKGM